One part of the Anaerolineae bacterium genome encodes these proteins:
- the brxF gene encoding BREX-3 system P-loop-containing protein BrxF: MPTIATQLNQLNHLLPTLPQQYHRLLLITGPHGSGKTRLLKGLSQQDIPYLNLNLHFSQKLLDLTTKERPLRVRRILAQIINDQPEPMLALDNIELLFEPGLHQDPLALLQELSRNKALVVAWGGTYDEQSRVLTYAEPGHPEYRRYERPDVVIVTM; the protein is encoded by the coding sequence ATGCCAACCATTGCCACTCAACTTAACCAACTAAATCACCTCCTCCCTACTCTCCCCCAACAATACCATCGCCTTCTTCTCATCACCGGACCCCACGGATCGGGCAAAACGCGCCTACTTAAGGGACTGAGCCAACAGGACATCCCCTACCTCAATCTCAACCTGCACTTCAGCCAGAAACTCCTTGACCTGACCACCAAAGAGCGTCCTTTACGAGTACGACGAATCTTAGCCCAGATCATCAACGATCAGCCGGAACCGATGTTAGCTCTGGATAACATTGAACTGCTTTTTGAACCAGGCTTGCACCAGGATCCGTTGGCTTTGCTGCAAGAACTCAGCCGCAACAAAGCCCTGGTGGTGGCGTGGGGCGGAACTTACGATGAACAAAGTCGGGTTTTGACCTACGCCGAACCAGGTCATCCCGAGTATCGTCGCTATGAACGACCGGATGTTGTTATCGTGA